The following are encoded together in the Raphanus sativus cultivar WK10039 unplaced genomic scaffold, ASM80110v3 Scaffold2200, whole genome shotgun sequence genome:
- the LOC130505354 gene encoding uncharacterized protein LOC130505354, with product MHMNGGFWSKVLKRKDESITLFNLWNKDKAAVMKWKNADRIRLIYLAIILCVVLARDEKANIPLKYITLVMDLEKFRKYPWGVAAYDLLCSSIAKNRHKLKEKTTSYVLDGFSYALQIWAMEAVPKIGKLCGKKLDKRFANGPRCINWRGAAKVSYDEINRLEQIFTTEDVSYPYISWEGNMVVIQSQEFRRDDDVEDDMINVVMELIRAKHDFSEHIWEFEETEVSLDVNDEAPANVEAAESEEEFETPQGSNNVSSTSRRGKKRVPDRGMEKRKHKVLSSAPKQAPFNEDMKAS from the exons ATGCATATGAACGGTGGTTTCTGGAGCAAGGTCTTGAAGAGGAAAGATGAATCCATTACACTCTTTAACCTGTGGAATAAGGACAAGGCAGCTGTGATGAAGTGGAAGAATGCAGATCGCATTAGACTCATCTACTTGGCCATCATTCTCTGTGTGGTTTTGGCGAGAGATGAGAAGGCCAATATCCCCCTCAAATACATCACACTGGTCATGGATCTCGAGAAGTTTCGGAAGTATCCTTGGGGAGTTGCGGCTTACGACCTTCTCTGCAGTTCGATAGCCAAAAACCGTCACAAACTGAAGGAGAAGACAACAAGTTATGTGTTAGATGGATTCTCCTATGCCTTGCAGATTTGGGCTATGGAAGCTGTTCCAAAGATTGGGAAGCTTTGTGGAAAGAAACTGGACAAAAGATTTGCTAATGGTCCTAGATGCATCAACTGGAGGGGGGCTGCAAAGGTTTCATATGATGAGATCAATAGGCTGGAGCAAATCTTTACAACAGAG GATGTCAGCTACCCATACATCTCATGGGAAGGGAATATGGTTGTAATCCAAAGTCAGGAATTTCGCAGAGATGATGATGTCGAGGATGACATGATCAATGTTGTGATGGAGTTGATACGGGCTAAGCATGACTTCAGTGAGCATATTTGGGAATTTGAAGAAACTGAGGTTTCTTTAGATGTTAATGATGAAGCACCAGCGAATGTTGAAGCAGCTGAGAGTGAGGAAGAGTTCGAGACTCCACAAGGATCAAATAACGTAAGCTCTACATCAAGAAGGGGTAAGAAGAGGGTCCCTGATCGTGGTATGGAAAAAAGGAAGCATAAGGTTCTCTCTAGTGCACCAAAGCAAGCGCCTTTTAACGAAGACATGAAGGCTTCGTGA